One Cyprinus carpio isolate SPL01 unplaced genomic scaffold, ASM1834038v1 S000006629, whole genome shotgun sequence DNA segment encodes these proteins:
- the LOC109085434 gene encoding uncharacterized protein LOC109085434, producing MSSVKVMLVVSLFIPAVRPGSGLFELECLPAVGILAQTTVIRCFFKGIKDIQILGVYLTKAEEKEPFFHQDGSERSGDPRFSVENLEVGPSLQISDTTFSDEGKYRYRVVTDCGVKEIQLSISVTAKYKDPVTSIWPENVIDGGSASLYCNATDGYPEGFIHWFDRYETNWTVNSEMTKVPKNINGVKSVALSSKLTFKTINLGLEPFRCIVFNSKYVKDGENTLGIISAISDVNKKSSSGSNTTNIVAGVMVIGSLIAGLLFALLCFRKRKDKDTFNIHSNGMDGPL from the exons ATGTCTTCAGTGAAGGTTATGCTTGTAGTTTCTCTCTTCATCCCTGCTGTGAGACCCGGTTCAG gttTGTTTGAATTGGAATGCCTACCTGCAGTTGGAATTCTTGCTCAGACCACAGTTATCAGATGTTTTTTCAAAGGCATCAAAGATATTCAGATACTTggagtttatttaacaaaagctGAAGAGAAAGAGCCATTTTTTCATCAAGACGGTTCAGAAAGATCAGGAGATCCACGGTTTAGTGTTGAAAATTTAGAAGTGGGTCCATCTCTGCAAATCTCTGACACAACGTTTTCTGATGAGGGCAAATATCGTTACCGTGTTGTAACGGACTGTGGTGTTAAAGAAATACAACTTAGCATCAGTGTCACAG CAAAGTACAAGGATCCTGTCACAAGCATATGGCCTGAAAATGTAATCGATGGAGGATCTGCCAGCCTTTACTGCAATGCTACTGATGGATACCCAGAAGGCTTCATCCATTGGTTTGACCGTTATGAAACCAACTGGACCGTAAATTCAGAGATGACAAAAGTCCCCAAGAACATCAACGGTGTAAAATCTGTGGCTTTGTCTAGCAAACTGACTTTCAAGACTATCAACTTGGGCCTGGAACCATTTAGATGCATCGTCTTTAATAGCAAATATGTAAAAGATGGAGAAAACACCCTGGGGATCATATCTGCTATAA GTGATGTTAATAAGAAGAGTTCTTCTGGATCTAATACAACAAACATTGTCGCTGGTGTGATGGTCATTGGATCGCTTATTGCCGGCCTGCTGTTTGCTCTGTTGTgtttcagaaaaagaaaggaTAAGGATACCTTTAACATTCATTCTAATG GGATGGATGGTCCTCTGTAA